A region from the Lentisphaera profundi genome encodes:
- a CDS encoding HNH endonuclease gives MFSFEGFSSADDEHRKREKNKAREMRQSQWWKNQKGKGLCSYCKQEFHPSELTMDHLVPIVRGGKTSKSNCVPCCQECNSQKKYLLPIEWQEYLKNLNDKK, from the coding sequence ATGTTTTCTTTTGAAGGCTTTTCATCTGCAGATGATGAACATCGCAAGCGCGAAAAGAATAAAGCACGAGAAATGCGCCAGTCGCAATGGTGGAAGAATCAGAAAGGCAAGGGTTTATGTAGTTATTGCAAGCAAGAGTTTCATCCGTCAGAACTGACGATGGATCATTTGGTCCCCATTGTGCGGGGAGGCAAGACTTCCAAGAGCAATTGCGTTCCTTGTTGCCAAGAATGCAATAGCCAAAAAAAATACCTTCTTCCCATAGAGTGGCAAGAATATCTCAAAAACTTAAATGACAAGAAATAA
- the recJ gene encoding single-stranded-DNA-specific exonuclease RecJ, with the protein MSKSTPLEDWYPKDVTAEELDDIQSRFELSRPAATVLASRPILKKNNDCFNTSLANLSDPFRFPDMQKTVERIFQAIDKEETIVVHGDYDTDGVTSSTLLNWVLQSYGAKSSVFISNRLHDGYGPTPITMQNQIDAGASLVISTDCGITSFEAADYAHENGLDFIITDHHNPAEKLPQAFSIINPRITTELLDLYSLAGVGVSFKLCHALLKHGTTLGKKATIDLRNGLDLVALGTIADSCPLVGENRSLVKNGLKLLNINPRPGVRALYEATTLDTHITASDISRKISPKINAAGRVGDPMVSAKLLASNSIHESRQLVNQLKNFNRIRRNAEKSAYMEAFQIAKEQFASSPPLLLVVGPNWHPGVIGLLSTKLTKHFGLPSIVLSKDKNPDELLGSGRSCNSINLLEGLKHCSELLNNFGGHPMAAGLSLAVDNLDSFKIKLTNLLQSDTLEKVEKNHKHHYYDGEFTFQDLDEKFITDLEAMEPFGNGNDAPIFLFKNIQIKDTHHPISAVLSGFVVDKFSTKIPFTYYTPFDYSDFESAKLYNIIATPYRNYENKTCRLLLHEVFANQ; encoded by the coding sequence ATGTCTAAATCTACACCTTTAGAAGATTGGTATCCAAAAGATGTCACTGCAGAAGAACTGGATGATATCCAAAGTCGCTTCGAGCTTTCACGGCCTGCTGCCACTGTGCTCGCGAGCCGACCTATCCTCAAAAAAAACAATGATTGTTTTAATACCTCTTTAGCCAACTTAAGTGACCCCTTTCGCTTTCCTGATATGCAAAAAACTGTTGAGCGCATCTTTCAAGCTATTGACAAGGAAGAAACAATCGTGGTTCACGGGGATTACGATACTGATGGAGTCACCTCCTCAACTCTTCTCAATTGGGTTTTACAGTCCTACGGTGCCAAGAGTAGCGTTTTCATTTCTAATCGCCTCCATGATGGCTATGGCCCTACACCCATAACAATGCAAAACCAAATAGATGCAGGCGCTTCTTTAGTCATCTCAACTGACTGTGGCATCACTTCATTTGAAGCCGCTGACTATGCGCACGAAAATGGTTTAGACTTTATCATTACTGACCATCACAATCCTGCAGAGAAACTCCCACAAGCCTTTTCAATTATCAATCCTCGAATCACCACTGAATTACTTGATCTTTATTCCCTTGCTGGAGTCGGTGTATCATTTAAACTCTGTCATGCTTTATTAAAACATGGCACCACACTTGGCAAAAAAGCCACTATTGATTTACGAAATGGTCTCGACTTAGTCGCCTTAGGAACAATTGCAGATTCCTGTCCATTAGTGGGTGAGAATCGCTCTTTAGTTAAAAACGGCCTCAAACTTCTCAACATTAATCCACGCCCTGGCGTAAGAGCTTTATACGAAGCCACAACACTTGATACACATATTACTGCATCGGATATCAGTCGTAAAATCTCACCGAAAATTAATGCTGCTGGTCGAGTGGGTGATCCCATGGTATCGGCTAAACTCCTAGCTTCAAATAGTATCCATGAATCTCGGCAACTCGTCAATCAGCTCAAGAATTTCAACCGCATTAGACGCAACGCAGAGAAATCAGCTTACATGGAGGCTTTTCAAATTGCAAAAGAGCAATTTGCCAGTTCACCACCTCTACTTTTAGTCGTAGGTCCTAATTGGCACCCGGGAGTCATCGGACTTCTATCCACCAAACTCACCAAACACTTCGGCTTACCTTCAATCGTTTTATCAAAAGATAAAAACCCAGATGAACTCTTAGGTTCTGGTCGAAGCTGCAACAGCATCAACCTTTTGGAAGGTTTAAAACATTGCAGTGAACTACTCAATAACTTTGGTGGTCATCCGATGGCTGCTGGACTATCTTTAGCTGTTGATAATTTAGATTCATTCAAAATAAAATTGACGAATCTATTGCAAAGTGATACTCTCGAAAAAGTAGAGAAGAATCATAAACATCACTACTACGATGGTGAATTCACTTTCCAAGATTTAGATGAAAAATTCATCACAGACCTTGAAGCCATGGAACCTTTTGGCAATGGCAATGATGCCCCTATCTTCCTCTTTAAGAATATTCAAATCAAAGATACGCACCACCCTATCAGCGCCGTTTTATCTGGCTTTGTTGTAGATAAATTTTCAACTAAAATACCCTTCACTTATTACACCCCTTTCGATTATAGCGATTTTGAATCCGCGAAGCTCTACAATATTATTGCTACTCCTTATCGAAATTATGAAAATAAAACTTGTCGCTTACTTCTACACGAAGTTTTTGCGAATCAATAA
- the rnc gene encoding ribonuclease III: protein MTMPLSALEKKINCLFNNKELLNEAMTHRSYRFESQVETKDNQRLEFLGDAVIELIVSRYLFDRYSNAPEGDMTKYRAALVQESALFDCARHIDLGHFLLLGKSELTSKGNERPSNLSDAYEALIAAIYIDQGYEKAQVFHIQNLEALWNEPADLVLVQNPKGILQEITQKNHGSTPKYATISKSGPEHEPKYKVDCYLNRELLAHGEGKTLKSAQENAATHAINRLKEDKNK, encoded by the coding sequence ATGACTATGCCGCTCTCAGCCCTAGAAAAAAAAATCAATTGTCTTTTTAACAACAAAGAACTTTTGAACGAAGCGATGACTCATCGTTCTTATAGATTTGAGAGCCAAGTTGAAACTAAAGATAACCAGCGTCTAGAATTCCTCGGTGATGCTGTCATAGAGTTAATTGTATCTCGCTACCTCTTCGACCGCTATTCCAATGCTCCTGAAGGAGACATGACAAAATATCGCGCTGCCTTAGTTCAAGAATCTGCCCTATTTGATTGTGCTCGTCATATTGATTTAGGGCATTTTTTACTCCTTGGGAAAAGCGAATTGACTAGCAAGGGAAATGAACGCCCTTCTAATCTCTCTGATGCTTATGAAGCACTGATTGCCGCCATCTACATAGATCAAGGCTATGAGAAGGCCCAGGTTTTCCATATCCAAAATCTAGAAGCGCTATGGAATGAGCCCGCAGATTTAGTTTTGGTTCAGAATCCTAAAGGTATCCTGCAAGAAATTACGCAAAAAAACCATGGCTCTACACCCAAGTATGCAACCATATCTAAAAGTGGGCCTGAACATGAGCCCAAATATAAAGTCGACTGCTACCTAAATCGAGAATTACTTGCGCACGGTGAAGGAAAGACTTTAAAGAGCGCTCAAGAAAACGCGGCCACACATGCCATCAATAGACTCAAAGAGGACAAAAACAAATGA
- the rlmN gene encoding 23S rRNA (adenine(2503)-C(2))-methyltransferase RlmN, with translation MNSERIQAIVDEYKLPKFRAKQLKEAFFEHHYSSFEQLTNFPKDLRNKLTQENQVLCLTVNKVFASSDKVTYKALLELHDGLKIESVLMSPKPGLWTACISSQVGCAMKCTFCATGTMGLTRNLSSEEISDQVLFWRQFIAKNDIDTERLNNVVYMGMGEPLHNTKQVFASIEELTTEDTFKIGSRHISVSTSGLLKGVKEMAERFPQVNLALSLHAAKDELRSSIMPINDAFNLERVRACLDEYIDKTHRKVFIEYVLLEGENNELSHAAELCDFLKSLERPELTHTNLIVYNETDSTHKGSTRQKADDFRNFLKSKGLSVTIRKNLGRDIDGACGQLAVKEDN, from the coding sequence ATGAATAGCGAACGTATACAGGCTATTGTCGACGAATATAAACTCCCCAAGTTTCGTGCTAAACAGCTCAAAGAAGCTTTTTTTGAACATCATTATAGCTCTTTTGAACAACTCACAAACTTCCCTAAAGATCTACGCAATAAACTCACCCAAGAGAATCAAGTTTTATGCCTCACGGTAAATAAAGTTTTTGCATCATCAGATAAAGTGACCTACAAGGCCTTGCTCGAACTTCACGATGGTCTAAAAATTGAATCAGTCTTAATGAGCCCCAAGCCGGGGCTTTGGACCGCTTGCATCAGTTCGCAAGTGGGCTGTGCGATGAAATGTACATTTTGCGCCACTGGAACTATGGGTCTCACACGTAATTTAAGCTCGGAAGAAATATCTGATCAAGTCCTATTTTGGCGACAATTCATTGCCAAAAATGATATTGATACTGAACGTCTCAATAATGTAGTTTATATGGGCATGGGCGAACCTTTACACAATACAAAACAAGTATTTGCAAGCATAGAAGAACTGACTACGGAAGATACTTTCAAAATTGGCTCGAGACACATTTCTGTCTCCACTTCAGGCCTGCTCAAGGGTGTCAAAGAAATGGCGGAAAGGTTTCCCCAAGTTAACCTGGCTCTTTCACTGCATGCCGCCAAAGATGAATTACGGTCTTCAATCATGCCCATAAATGATGCCTTCAATCTCGAGCGAGTGAGAGCTTGTCTCGATGAATACATCGATAAAACTCACAGAAAGGTTTTCATTGAATATGTTTTACTAGAAGGTGAAAATAACGAACTTTCTCACGCCGCTGAATTATGCGATTTCCTCAAATCTCTAGAGAGACCTGAATTAACTCACACCAACCTCATTGTTTACAATGAAACTGATAGCACACACAAAGGCTCAACTAGGCAAAAAGCTGATGACTTTCGAAATTTTTTAAAGTCGAAAGGCCTAAGTGTTACCATACGCAAAAACTTAGGTAGAGATATCGATGGTGCCTGTGGTCAACTCGCAGTAAAAGAAGATAATTAA